A DNA window from Streptomyces canus contains the following coding sequences:
- a CDS encoding APC family permease, protein MINSRGRGLQANALGTFDTVVMAVAGSAPAYSIAATTAVLVGSVGLASPAALLYCAIPMLGIALAFSYLSRIDVNAGASYSWVGRTLHPFLGFVSGWALVISATIFMVAGSLPAGSMTLALFDQDLADNTALSTVVGAAWFVLMLLVVLGGARLTVRAQLVMSGVELAILALFAVLALFHTGNARAFDWSWLGFGHFDGMQGFASGALIAAFYYWGWDVTSNLSEETRNSRRTTGLAGLIGVGIVFLLFEVFTIAVNVILTSKQIEENDANVLAVLGEEIWPGWGGKLLIVAVMLSTIATLETTLIQVTRSLFAMGRDRTMPSALGRVHRRWNTPWVAIVVVGAVALMMFIASNALGSVGDILSDAISAIGLQIAVYYGLSGLAVVVAYRKMLLKSPADFLLGGLWPLLGALFMFWIFVESLGELGTAAITIGVGGLAVGLIPMLWYWRRGSDYYRPARLDASRTVEADYVPDGGASGPSLVHDGLPTDF, encoded by the coding sequence ATGATCAACAGCAGGGGCAGAGGGCTGCAGGCCAATGCCCTCGGTACCTTCGACACCGTGGTGATGGCCGTCGCGGGCAGCGCACCGGCGTACTCGATCGCCGCCACCACCGCGGTCCTGGTCGGCTCGGTGGGCCTGGCCAGTCCGGCGGCTCTGCTGTACTGCGCGATCCCCATGCTGGGCATCGCGCTCGCGTTCAGCTATCTCAGCCGGATCGACGTCAACGCGGGCGCCAGTTACTCCTGGGTGGGCCGCACGCTCCACCCCTTTCTGGGCTTCGTCAGCGGCTGGGCGCTGGTGATCTCGGCGACCATCTTCATGGTGGCCGGCTCGCTGCCGGCCGGTTCGATGACGCTGGCCCTCTTCGACCAGGACCTCGCGGACAACACCGCGCTGTCGACCGTCGTGGGCGCTGCCTGGTTCGTGCTGATGCTGCTCGTGGTGCTCGGCGGTGCCCGACTGACCGTGCGCGCCCAGCTCGTCATGTCCGGTGTGGAGCTCGCGATACTGGCCCTGTTCGCGGTGCTCGCGTTGTTCCACACGGGCAACGCGCGCGCCTTCGACTGGTCCTGGCTCGGCTTCGGCCACTTCGACGGCATGCAGGGCTTCGCCTCGGGGGCGCTGATCGCCGCGTTCTACTACTGGGGCTGGGACGTCACCAGCAACCTGAGCGAGGAGACCCGCAACAGCCGCCGTACGACGGGGCTCGCGGGGCTCATCGGGGTCGGCATCGTCTTCCTGCTGTTCGAGGTGTTCACCATCGCGGTGAACGTCATCCTCACCTCGAAGCAGATCGAGGAGAACGACGCCAACGTACTCGCCGTGCTCGGTGAGGAGATCTGGCCTGGCTGGGGCGGCAAGCTGCTGATCGTCGCGGTGATGTTGTCGACCATCGCCACGCTGGAGACCACGCTGATCCAGGTCACGCGCTCGCTGTTCGCGATGGGCCGGGACCGTACGATGCCGTCCGCGCTGGGCCGGGTGCACCGCCGCTGGAACACGCCGTGGGTGGCGATCGTGGTGGTCGGCGCGGTGGCGCTGATGATGTTCATCGCCTCCAACGCCCTGGGCTCGGTGGGCGACATCCTCTCCGACGCGATCTCGGCGATCGGGCTGCAGATCGCCGTCTACTACGGCCTGAGCGGCCTCGCGGTCGTGGTCGCGTACCGCAAGATGCTGCTGAAGTCCCCAGCCGACTTCCTGCTCGGCGGGCTGTGGCCGTTGCTGGGCGCCCTGTTCATGTTCTGGATATTCGTCGAGTCGCTGGGCGAGTTGGGCACGGCCGCGATCACGATCGGCGTCGGCGGGCTCGCCGTGGGCCTGATCCCGATGCTCTGGTACTGGAGGCGGGGCAGCGACTACTACCGGCCCGCGAGGCTTGACGCGAGCCGTACTGTCGAGGCGGACTACGTTCCCGACGGCGGGGCATCCGGGCCTTCGCTCGTCCACGACGGTCTCCCCACCGACTTCTGA
- a CDS encoding DUF5709 domain-containing protein encodes MGTEPTPAEPLADDVYQPTGTNEEQEDAAPLDLQDAVDERTYDDTLDEGYSPPEKPLGVTRHGTTAAEQHDGESLDDRLAQEVPEATEPLGDEIGDLPGGEGEPVDPEAGSDRAGRLVAPDEGAHPTTTKDEVATDVGIDAGAAGAEEAAVHIVEDPSEEA; translated from the coding sequence ATGGGCACCGAACCGACACCCGCCGAGCCGCTGGCCGACGACGTCTACCAGCCCACCGGAACCAACGAGGAGCAGGAGGACGCGGCCCCGCTCGACCTCCAGGACGCCGTCGACGAACGGACCTACGACGACACCCTCGACGAGGGCTACTCGCCACCGGAGAAACCCCTCGGCGTCACCCGGCACGGCACCACCGCGGCCGAACAGCACGACGGGGAGAGCCTCGACGACCGCCTCGCCCAGGAGGTCCCCGAGGCGACCGAGCCCCTCGGCGACGAGATCGGCGACCTGCCCGGCGGAGAGGGCGAACCCGTCGACCCGGAGGCCGGTTCCGACCGCGCCGGACGCCTCGTCGCCCCCGACGAGGGCGCCCACCCCACCACCACGAAGGACGAGGTCGCCACCGACGTGGGCATCGACGCGGGCGCGGCAGGCGCGGAGGAGGCCGCCGTGCATATCGTCGAGGACCCCTCCGAGGAAGCCTGA